In one window of Burkholderia cenocepacia DNA:
- the rimP gene encoding ribosome maturation factor RimP: protein MQLTELIETTVTGLGYELVELERTGRGMLCIYIDQPAGISLEDCEKVTRQLQHVLTVENIDYERLEVSSPGLDRPLKKLADFERFAGSEVSVTLKKPLDGRKTYRGILHAPNGETIGLEFEGKKGEAAMLDFTLADIDKARLIPQVDFRSRK, encoded by the coding sequence GTGCAACTGACGGAACTGATAGAAACCACGGTCACCGGGCTCGGCTACGAGCTGGTGGAACTCGAGCGCACCGGGCGCGGCATGCTTTGCATCTATATCGATCAGCCTGCCGGCATCTCGCTCGAAGATTGCGAAAAGGTTACGCGTCAGCTCCAGCACGTCTTGACGGTCGAAAATATCGATTACGAACGGCTCGAAGTCTCGTCCCCGGGGCTCGACCGCCCGTTGAAGAAGCTGGCCGACTTCGAGCGCTTCGCCGGCAGCGAAGTTTCCGTGACCTTGAAAAAGCCGCTGGACGGGCGCAAGACGTACCGGGGCATTCTGCACGCGCCGAATGGCGAAACGATCGGTTTGGAATTTGAGGGGAAGAAGGGCGAGGCAGCCATGCTGGATTTCACGCTGGCCGATATCGACAAAGCCCGCCTGATTCCGCAAGTTGACTTTAGGAGCCGCAAATAA
- a CDS encoding DHA2 family efflux MFS transporter permease subunit: MAQAPASYPPLQGGQLVLGTIAVSLAVFMNVLDTSIANVAIPTISGDLGVSSDQGTWVITSFAVANAISVPLTGWLTDRFGQVRLFLASIILFVISSWMCGLSPNLPFLLGSRVLQGAVAGPMIPLSQALLLSSYPRAKAPMALALWAMTTLIAPVAGPILGGWISDNYSWPWIFYVNIPVGIAAAAATWMIYRNRESAVRRAPIDGVGLALLVVWVGSLQIMLDKGKDLDWFASTTIVVLALTAVIAFAFFVIWELTAEHPVVDLSLFRIRNFTGGTVALSIGYGLYFGNLVLLPLWLQTQIGYTATDAGLVMAPVGLFAILLSPLTGKYLPRTDPRFISTASFLTFALCFWMRSRYTTGVDEWSLTLPTLVQGIAMAGFFIPLVSITLSGLPGHRIPAASGLSNFVRIMCGGIGTSIFQTAWDHRNNFHHAQLVEQANPYNPTFNQAVTQMGNLGLSQSQAHGLINNMATQQAAQLGVNDLFYISAVIFVLLIALIWITKPERAGGGDAGAAASAAH, from the coding sequence ATGGCACAGGCTCCTGCCTCCTACCCGCCCTTGCAGGGCGGGCAACTCGTACTCGGGACGATCGCGGTGTCGCTCGCGGTGTTCATGAACGTGCTCGACACGTCCATTGCGAACGTCGCGATCCCGACCATCTCGGGCGACCTCGGCGTGTCGTCCGACCAGGGCACGTGGGTCATCACGTCGTTCGCGGTCGCGAACGCCATCTCGGTGCCGCTGACCGGCTGGCTGACCGACCGTTTCGGGCAGGTGCGCCTGTTCCTCGCGTCGATCATCCTGTTCGTCATCTCGTCGTGGATGTGCGGGCTGTCGCCGAACCTGCCGTTCCTGCTCGGCTCGCGCGTGCTGCAGGGCGCGGTCGCCGGCCCGATGATTCCGCTGTCGCAAGCGCTCCTGCTGTCGAGCTATCCGCGCGCGAAAGCACCGATGGCGCTCGCGCTATGGGCGATGACGACGCTGATCGCGCCGGTCGCGGGCCCGATTCTCGGCGGCTGGATCTCGGACAACTACTCGTGGCCGTGGATCTTCTACGTCAACATCCCGGTCGGCATCGCCGCCGCCGCCGCGACGTGGATGATCTATCGCAACCGGGAGTCGGCCGTGCGCCGCGCGCCGATCGACGGCGTGGGCCTCGCGCTGCTGGTCGTCTGGGTCGGCTCGCTGCAGATCATGCTCGACAAGGGCAAGGATCTCGACTGGTTCGCATCGACGACCATCGTCGTGCTCGCGCTGACCGCCGTCATTGCATTCGCGTTCTTCGTGATCTGGGAGCTAACCGCCGAGCACCCGGTCGTCGACCTGTCGCTGTTCCGCATCCGGAACTTCACAGGCGGCACGGTCGCGCTGTCGATCGGGTACGGCCTGTACTTCGGCAACCTCGTGCTGTTGCCGCTGTGGCTGCAGACGCAGATCGGCTACACCGCGACCGACGCCGGCCTCGTGATGGCGCCGGTCGGGCTGTTCGCCATCCTGTTGTCGCCGCTCACCGGGAAGTATCTGCCGCGCACCGATCCGCGCTTCATCTCGACGGCGTCGTTCCTGACGTTTGCGCTGTGCTTCTGGATGCGTTCGCGCTACACGACGGGTGTCGACGAATGGTCGCTGACGCTGCCGACGCTCGTGCAGGGCATCGCGATGGCGGGCTTCTTCATCCCGCTCGTGTCGATCACGCTGTCCGGCCTGCCCGGCCACCGCATTCCTGCGGCGTCCGGCCTGTCGAACTTCGTGCGGATCATGTGCGGCGGCATCGGCACGTCGATCTTCCAAACCGCGTGGGACCACCGCAACAACTTCCATCACGCGCAACTGGTCGAGCAGGCGAACCCGTACAACCCGACGTTCAACCAGGCCGTCACGCAGATGGGCAACCTCGGGCTGTCGCAGAGCCAGGCACACGGGCTCATCAACAACATGGCCACGCAACAGGCCGCGCAACTCGGCGTGAACGATCTGTTCTATATCTCGGCGGTGATCTTCGTGCTGCTGATCGCACTGATCTGGATCACCAAGCCGGAACGCGCGGGCGGCGGCGATGCCGGCGCGGCGGCGTCGGCAGCGCACTGA
- the truB gene encoding tRNA pseudouridine(55) synthase TruB, with the protein MTNAAPPRPRVPRRVLDGVLLLDKPIGLSSNDALIRAKRLLFAKKAGHTGTLDPLASGLLPLCFGEATKFSQDLLDADKTYEATMRLGQRTATGDAEGEVIDTRPVECDRAAVEAALVRFTGDIVQVPPMYSALKRDGKPLYEYARAGQTVEREGRNVTIHALDLLACDLPDVTFRVTCSKGTYVRTLAEDIGEALGCGAHLTMLRRTGVGALTLEHAVTLDALSDAAEAARDAWLQPVDALLSTFPLVRLDEASAKRFLHGQRLPLSALEPIDAADGERVRVYDATRLLGVARKANGVLAPERLVVTAQ; encoded by the coding sequence ATGACGAATGCAGCACCCCCACGTCCGCGCGTGCCCCGGCGCGTGCTGGACGGCGTTCTCCTGCTCGACAAGCCGATCGGCCTGTCGAGCAACGATGCGTTGATTCGCGCAAAGCGCCTGCTTTTCGCGAAGAAAGCCGGTCACACCGGCACGCTCGATCCGCTGGCTTCGGGCCTGCTGCCGCTGTGCTTCGGCGAGGCGACGAAGTTCTCGCAGGACTTGCTCGACGCCGACAAGACGTATGAAGCGACGATGCGTCTCGGCCAGCGCACGGCTACCGGCGACGCTGAAGGCGAGGTGATCGACACGCGGCCCGTCGAATGCGATCGCGCGGCGGTGGAGGCCGCGCTCGTGCGCTTCACCGGCGACATCGTGCAGGTGCCGCCGATGTATTCGGCGCTCAAACGCGACGGCAAGCCGCTGTACGAATATGCGCGGGCCGGCCAGACCGTCGAGCGGGAAGGCCGCAACGTAACGATCCATGCGCTCGATCTGCTCGCTTGCGACCTGCCCGACGTGACGTTTCGCGTGACCTGCAGCAAGGGCACCTACGTGCGTACGCTCGCGGAAGATATCGGTGAAGCGCTCGGCTGCGGTGCGCATCTGACGATGCTGCGCCGTACGGGCGTCGGCGCGCTGACGCTCGAGCATGCGGTGACGCTCGATGCGCTGTCGGACGCCGCCGAAGCGGCGCGCGATGCATGGCTTCAGCCGGTCGATGCGCTGCTGTCGACGTTTCCGCTGGTGCGTCTCGACGAAGCCAGCGCGAAGCGGTTCCTGCACGGCCAGCGTCTGCCGCTGTCGGCGCTCGAGCCGATCGACGCGGCCGATGGCGAGCGCGTGCGCGTGTACGACGCCACCCGGTTGCTCGGCGTGGCGCGCAAGGCGAATGGCGTGCTTGCCCCGGAACGGCTCGTCGTGACGGCTCAATGA
- the infB gene encoding translation initiation factor IF-2 has protein sequence MASNNVAQFAAELKMPAGVLLEQLQAAGVQKASEDDALSETDKARLLDHLRKSHGATDGDKRKITLTRKHTSEIKQSDATGKARTIQVEVRKKRTFVKRDDVAEGADQGQAQVAEADDDAELKRREEEARREAELLEKQAQELRERQERLEREEAERRAREEAAEAERRRAEEEAATKRAAAEAAAAQQQAAAQQAAAEQEATPTQSAQDEARAAAERAAQREAAKKAEDAAREAADKARAEQEEISKRRAAAEAEARAIREMMNTPRKAVVKAVEPPKPVEPPKPAEAKGTLHKPAKPEGAQARPAVKKPAGAAAPATTQAPAGAGDRNKKPGAGKGGWQDDAAKRRGIKTRGDSSGGVDRGWRGGPKGRGRHQDSSTFQAPTEPIVREVHVPETVSVADLAHKMSIKASEVIKVMMKMGQMVTINQVLDQETAMIIVEELGHRAVAAKLDDPEALLVEGESGTDAEQLPRPPVVTVMGHVDHGKTSLLDHIRRAKVAAGEAGGITQHIGAYHVDTPRGVITFLDTPGHEAFTAMRARGAKATDIVVLVVAADDGVMPQTKEAIAHAKAGGVPIVVAINKIDKPEANPDRVKQELVAEGVVPEEYGGDSPFVPVSAKTGAGIDDLLENVLLQAEVLELKAPVEAPAKGIVIEAKLDKGKGPVATILVQSGTLNRGDIVLAGTAYGRVRAMLDENGKPTKEAGPSIPVEIQGLSEVPGAGEEVIVLPDERKAREIALFRQGKFRDVKLAKQQAAKLESMLEQMGEGEVQNLPLIIKADVQGSQEALVQSLLKLSTDEVRVQIVHSAVGGISENDVNLATASKAVIIGFNTRADAQARKLAEANGIDIRYYNIIYDAVDEVKAAMSGMLAPEKREVITGMVEVRQVFKVPKIGTVAGCMVTDGIVKRSSSVRVLRNNVVIFTGELESLKRFKDDVKEVKQGFECGMSVKNFNDVTEGDQFEVFEVTEVARTL, from the coding sequence ATGGCGAGTAACAACGTAGCCCAATTTGCCGCGGAACTGAAAATGCCTGCTGGTGTGCTGCTCGAACAGCTGCAGGCAGCGGGCGTCCAGAAAGCGAGTGAAGACGATGCGCTGTCCGAAACGGACAAGGCGCGTCTGCTCGATCATTTGCGCAAGTCGCACGGCGCAACTGACGGCGACAAGCGCAAGATCACGCTGACCCGCAAGCATACGTCGGAGATCAAGCAATCTGACGCGACGGGCAAGGCTCGCACCATTCAGGTCGAGGTTCGCAAGAAGCGTACGTTCGTCAAGCGCGACGACGTGGCCGAAGGTGCGGATCAGGGTCAGGCGCAGGTCGCCGAAGCGGACGACGATGCGGAACTGAAGCGTCGCGAGGAAGAGGCGCGCCGCGAGGCCGAACTGCTCGAGAAGCAGGCGCAGGAGCTGCGCGAGCGTCAGGAACGCCTCGAACGCGAGGAAGCCGAACGTCGCGCCCGCGAGGAAGCGGCCGAGGCCGAGCGCCGTCGCGCCGAGGAAGAAGCGGCGACGAAGCGTGCCGCGGCGGAAGCCGCCGCAGCCCAGCAGCAGGCGGCAGCGCAGCAGGCTGCTGCCGAGCAGGAAGCGACGCCGACGCAGTCCGCGCAGGACGAAGCACGCGCAGCCGCCGAACGCGCGGCCCAGCGCGAAGCGGCGAAGAAGGCCGAGGACGCTGCCCGTGAGGCAGCCGACAAGGCGCGCGCCGAGCAGGAAGAGATCAGCAAGCGTCGCGCGGCGGCGGAAGCCGAAGCCCGCGCGATCCGCGAAATGATGAACACGCCGCGCAAGGCCGTGGTCAAGGCAGTCGAGCCGCCGAAACCGGTCGAACCGCCGAAGCCGGCCGAAGCGAAGGGCACGCTGCACAAGCCGGCGAAGCCGGAAGGTGCGCAGGCGCGTCCGGCCGTGAAGAAGCCGGCTGGCGCGGCGGCTCCGGCCACCACGCAGGCGCCGGCAGGCGCGGGCGACCGCAACAAGAAGCCGGGTGCAGGCAAGGGCGGCTGGCAGGACGACGCGGCGAAGCGTCGCGGCATCAAGACTCGCGGCGACTCGAGCGGCGGCGTCGACCGCGGCTGGCGCGGCGGCCCGAAGGGTCGCGGCCGTCACCAGGACAGCTCGACGTTCCAGGCGCCGACCGAACCGATCGTCCGTGAAGTGCACGTGCCGGAAACCGTGTCGGTTGCCGATCTCGCGCACAAGATGTCGATCAAGGCCTCGGAAGTCATCAAGGTGATGATGAAGATGGGCCAGATGGTCACGATCAACCAGGTGCTGGACCAGGAAACGGCGATGATCATCGTCGAGGAACTGGGCCACCGCGCGGTTGCCGCGAAGCTGGACGATCCGGAAGCGCTGCTCGTCGAAGGCGAATCCGGTACCGATGCGGAGCAGCTGCCGCGTCCGCCGGTCGTCACGGTGATGGGTCACGTCGATCACGGCAAGACCTCGCTGCTCGACCACATCCGCCGCGCGAAGGTTGCCGCGGGCGAAGCGGGCGGCATTACGCAGCACATCGGCGCTTATCACGTCGACACGCCGCGTGGCGTCATCACGTTCCTCGATACGCCGGGTCACGAAGCGTTCACGGCAATGCGTGCACGCGGCGCGAAGGCGACCGACATCGTGGTGCTGGTGGTGGCGGCCGACGACGGCGTGATGCCGCAGACGAAGGAAGCCATCGCCCACGCGAAGGCGGGTGGCGTGCCGATCGTCGTCGCGATCAACAAGATCGACAAACCGGAAGCGAACCCGGATCGCGTCAAGCAGGAACTGGTCGCGGAAGGCGTCGTGCCGGAAGAATACGGTGGCGATTCGCCGTTCGTGCCGGTGTCGGCCAAGACGGGCGCAGGTATCGACGATCTGCTCGAGAACGTGCTGCTGCAGGCCGAAGTGCTGGAACTGAAGGCACCGGTCGAGGCGCCGGCCAAGGGTATCGTGATCGAAGCGAAGCTCGACAAGGGTAAAGGCCCGGTCGCGACGATCCTGGTGCAGTCCGGTACGCTGAACCGCGGCGATATCGTGCTGGCCGGTACGGCCTACGGTCGCGTCCGTGCGATGCTCGACGAGAACGGCAAACCGACGAAGGAAGCCGGCCCGTCGATCCCGGTCGAAATCCAGGGTCTGTCGGAAGTGCCGGGCGCGGGCGAGGAAGTGATCGTGCTGCCGGACGAGCGCAAGGCGCGTGAAATCGCGCTGTTCCGTCAGGGCAAGTTCCGCGACGTGAAGCTCGCGAAGCAGCAGGCCGCGAAGCTGGAAAGCATGCTGGAGCAGATGGGCGAAGGCGAAGTGCAGAACCTGCCGCTCATCATCAAGGCAGACGTGCAGGGTTCGCAGGAAGCGCTCGTGCAGTCGCTGCTCAAGCTGTCGACCGACGAAGTGCGCGTGCAGATCGTGCACAGCGCGGTCGGTGGCATCAGCGAAAACGACGTCAACCTCGCGACGGCATCGAAGGCGGTCATCATCGGCTTCAACACGCGTGCGGACGCACAGGCACGCAAGCTGGCCGAGGCGAACGGCATCGATATCCGCTACTACAACATCATCTACGACGCAGTGGACGAGGTGAAGGCGGCGATGTCGGGCATGCTGGCGCCGGAGAAGCGTGAAGTCATCACCGGCATGGTCGAGGTGCGCCAGGTCTTCAAGGTACCGAAGATCGGCACGGTCGCCGGCTGTATGGTCACCGACGGTATCGTCAAGCGCTCGTCGTCGGTTCGCGTGCTGCGCAACAACGTCGTGATCTTCACGGGCGAACTCGAATCGCTGAAGCGCTTCAAGGACGACGTGAAGGAAGTCAAGCAAGGCTTCGAGTGCGGTATGTCGGTGAAGAACTTCAACGACGTCACCGAAGGCGACCAGTTCGAAGTATTCGAAGTGACCGAAGTCGCACGTACGCTGTAA
- the nusA gene encoding transcription termination factor NusA: MSREVLMLVDALAREKNVDKDVVLGALEAALASASKKLFDEGAEIRVHIDRESGEHETFRRWLVVPDEAGLQEPDREILLFEAREQKPDVEVGEYVEEPVPSIEFGRIGAQAAKQVILQKVRDAEREQILNDYLERGEKIMTGTVKRLDKGNFIVESGRVEALLRRDQLIPKENLRVGDRVRAYIAKVDRTARGPQIELSRTAPEFLMKLFEMEVPEIEQGLLEIKAAARDPGVRAKIGVIAYDKRIDPIGTCVGIRGSRVQAVRNELGGENIDIVLWSEDPAQFVIGALAPAAVQSIVVDEEKHSMDVVVDENELAVAIGRSGQNVRLAGELTGWQINIMTPDESALKQGEERDRLRALFMARLDVDEEVADILIDEGFTSLEEIAYVPLNEMLEIEAFDEDTVHELRNRARDALLTMAIANEEKVENAALDLKSLDGITPELLAKLAEHGVQTRDDLAELAVDELVDMTGMEEDAAKALIMKAREHWFQ; the protein is encoded by the coding sequence ATGAGTCGCGAAGTGTTGATGCTGGTGGATGCGCTGGCGCGCGAGAAAAACGTCGACAAGGATGTGGTGCTGGGCGCCCTCGAGGCTGCGCTCGCGTCCGCTTCCAAGAAGCTGTTCGACGAAGGCGCCGAAATCCGCGTCCATATCGATCGCGAAAGCGGCGAGCACGAAACCTTCCGTCGCTGGCTCGTCGTTCCCGACGAGGCAGGCTTGCAGGAGCCGGATCGCGAGATCCTGCTGTTCGAAGCACGTGAGCAGAAGCCCGACGTCGAAGTCGGCGAGTATGTCGAGGAACCCGTTCCGTCGATCGAATTCGGCCGCATCGGCGCGCAGGCCGCGAAGCAGGTGATCCTGCAGAAGGTGCGCGACGCGGAGCGCGAGCAGATCCTGAACGACTACCTCGAGCGTGGCGAAAAGATCATGACGGGTACGGTGAAGCGCCTCGACAAGGGCAACTTCATCGTCGAATCGGGCCGCGTCGAGGCGCTGCTGCGCCGCGATCAGCTGATCCCGAAGGAAAACCTCCGCGTGGGCGACCGCGTGCGTGCGTACATCGCGAAGGTCGACCGCACCGCGCGCGGCCCGCAGATCGAGCTGTCGCGCACGGCGCCGGAATTCCTGATGAAGCTGTTCGAGATGGAAGTGCCGGAAATCGAGCAGGGCCTGCTCGAGATCAAGGCGGCTGCCCGCGACCCGGGCGTGCGCGCGAAGATCGGCGTCATCGCCTACGACAAGCGGATCGATCCGATCGGCACCTGCGTCGGCATCCGCGGTTCCCGCGTGCAGGCCGTGCGCAACGAGCTCGGTGGCGAAAACATCGACATCGTGCTATGGTCGGAGGATCCCGCCCAGTTCGTGATCGGCGCGCTCGCGCCGGCAGCCGTCCAGTCGATCGTCGTCGATGAAGAAAAGCATTCGATGGACGTCGTCGTCGACGAGAACGAACTGGCTGTCGCGATCGGCCGCAGCGGTCAGAACGTTCGCCTTGCCGGCGAGCTGACCGGCTGGCAGATCAACATCATGACGCCGGACGAGTCCGCCCTGAAGCAGGGTGAAGAACGCGACCGGCTGCGTGCGCTGTTCATGGCGCGTCTCGACGTCGACGAAGAAGTTGCCGACATCCTGATCGACGAAGGCTTCACGAGCCTCGAAGAAATCGCGTACGTGCCGCTCAACGAAATGCTCGAAATCGAAGCGTTCGACGAGGACACCGTGCACGAACTGCGCAACCGCGCACGCGACGCGCTGTTGACAATGGCCATCGCGAACGAAGAAAAGGTCGAGAACGCAGCGCTGGATCTCAAGAGCCTCGACGGCATCACGCCGGAGCTGCTCGCGAAGCTGGCCGAACACGGCGTGCAGACGCGCGACGATCTCGCCGAGCTGGCTGTAGATGAACTGGTCGACATGACCGGAATGGAAGAGGATGCCGCTAAGGCGTTGATCATGAAAGCACGTGAACATTGGTTCCAGTGA
- the rbfA gene encoding 30S ribosome-binding factor RbfA, translating into MSRKRTSPNRNVQIADQIQRDLSELIMREVKDPRIGIVTIQSVELTPDYAHAKVYFTALTGDPEKTQEALNHASGHLHNLLFKRLHIHTVPTLHFHYDQTIEKAVEMSRLIKEANSTRAKDDDEADTPAKDD; encoded by the coding sequence ATGTCCAGGAAACGTACTTCCCCCAATCGCAACGTTCAGATCGCCGATCAGATTCAGCGCGATCTGTCCGAACTCATCATGCGCGAAGTCAAAGATCCGCGCATCGGCATCGTGACCATCCAGAGCGTGGAACTCACGCCGGACTATGCGCACGCGAAGGTCTACTTCACGGCGCTCACCGGCGATCCGGAGAAGACGCAGGAGGCGCTGAACCATGCGTCGGGTCACCTGCACAACCTGCTGTTCAAGCGCTTGCACATTCATACGGTGCCGACGCTGCATTTCCACTACGACCAGACGATCGAGAAGGCCGTCGAAATGTCGCGCCTGATCAAGGAAGCGAACTCGACGCGCGCGAAGGACGACGACGAGGCCGACACGCCTGCCAAGGACGATTGA
- a CDS encoding HlyD family secretion protein: protein MSDQQNAASAQPQNNGKRKRMMTLLVAVIVIAAIAYGLYYFLVARFHEDTDDAYVNGNVVQITPQVTGTVIAVKADDTQTVKAGDPLVVLDPADSQVALQQAEANLAQTVRQVRGLFVNDDQYRAQVALRQSDLSKAQDDLRRRLAVAQTGAVSQEEISHARDAVKAAQASVDAAQQQLASNRALTANTTIASHPNVMAAAAKVRDAYLANARNVLPAPVTGYVAKRSVQVGQRVSPGNPLMSVVPLNAVWVDANFKEVQLKHMRIGQPVELTADIYGSSVTYHGKVVGFSAGTGSAFSLLPAQNATGNWIKVVQRLPVRIELDPKDLDKHPLRIGLSMQVDVDIKDERGDQLVNAPNTVYETNVFAKYGDEADAEIARIIAENAGGNASAPVAAKQNTAAKMM, encoded by the coding sequence ATGAGCGACCAACAAAACGCCGCCAGCGCGCAGCCTCAGAACAACGGCAAGCGCAAACGAATGATGACGCTGCTCGTCGCGGTCATCGTGATCGCGGCCATCGCATACGGCCTGTACTACTTCCTCGTCGCCCGCTTCCATGAAGACACCGACGATGCATACGTGAACGGCAACGTCGTGCAGATCACGCCGCAGGTCACCGGCACCGTGATCGCCGTGAAGGCGGACGACACGCAAACGGTCAAGGCCGGCGATCCGCTCGTCGTGCTCGACCCGGCCGATTCGCAGGTCGCGCTGCAACAGGCGGAAGCCAACCTCGCGCAGACGGTGCGCCAGGTGCGCGGCCTGTTCGTCAACGACGACCAGTACCGCGCGCAAGTCGCACTGCGCCAGTCCGACCTGTCGAAGGCCCAGGACGATCTGCGCCGCCGCCTCGCCGTCGCGCAGACCGGCGCCGTGTCGCAGGAAGAAATCTCGCACGCCCGCGACGCGGTGAAGGCCGCGCAGGCATCGGTCGACGCCGCGCAGCAACAGCTCGCATCGAATCGCGCATTGACCGCGAACACGACGATCGCATCGCACCCGAACGTGATGGCCGCCGCCGCGAAGGTGCGCGACGCGTACCTCGCAAACGCGCGTAACGTGCTGCCGGCGCCGGTCACCGGCTACGTCGCGAAGCGCTCGGTGCAGGTCGGCCAGCGCGTGTCGCCCGGCAACCCGCTGATGTCGGTGGTGCCGCTCAATGCCGTGTGGGTCGACGCGAACTTCAAGGAAGTCCAGCTGAAGCACATGCGCATCGGCCAGCCGGTCGAGCTGACGGCCGACATCTATGGTTCGTCGGTCACGTACCACGGCAAGGTCGTCGGCTTCTCGGCCGGCACGGGCTCGGCGTTCTCGCTGCTGCCGGCGCAGAATGCGACCGGCAACTGGATCAAGGTCGTGCAGCGCCTGCCGGTGCGGATCGAGCTCGATCCGAAGGATCTCGACAAGCATCCGCTGCGTATCGGCCTGTCGATGCAGGTCGACGTGGACATCAAGGACGAACGCGGCGACCAGCTCGTCAACGCGCCGAACACCGTCTACGAGACCAACGTGTTCGCGAAATACGGCGACGAGGCCGACGCCGAAATCGCGCGCATCATCGCCGAGAACGCGGGCGGCAACGCATCGGCGCCGGTCGCGGCGAAGCAGAACACCGCCGCGAAAATGATGTAA
- a CDS encoding efflux transporter outer membrane subunit codes for MKTSPLSVRAGSCRAAVAAAVAALALAGCANYIGIKSDKQIAPASQFESAQSLPAQGGQWPALDWANQFGDPQLPKLIDEALQGNPSIAQAQARIAKASSYIESSRSNLMPKAEASYSWTRELYSSNALFPPPYGGQWYSENNVLASASWELDLWGKNRERLHTAVSQEKAAEADMQQARITLASSVARTYNSLAQLYALRDIAQREITNRETVGKITDGRVSAGLDTNVERQTARGNIATTQASLSDLDGQITTVRYQLAALLGKGPDRGLQIAAPVLNPSGDVTLPGNLPADLVSRRPDIVAARWQVEAAMHDVKEAKAEFYPDVNLAAGFGFDAFGWGKFLNFASRQAQFGPAIHLPIFDAGALRAQLKGRYADFDLSVANYNQTLISALNDVATQVASIRAIDRQMGDAQRALDASTRAYDLAVIRYKAGLSPQLQVLTADSNRLASEQTVTNLKMRRRDMQLALIKALGGGFDATGTPLAAPDAATPTKQAAN; via the coding sequence ATGAAAACCTCCCCGTTGTCCGTGCGCGCCGGGTCGTGCCGTGCCGCCGTCGCCGCCGCGGTCGCCGCGCTGGCGCTGGCGGGCTGCGCGAATTACATCGGCATCAAGAGCGACAAGCAGATCGCCCCCGCGTCGCAATTCGAATCCGCCCAGAGCCTGCCGGCCCAGGGCGGCCAGTGGCCGGCGCTCGACTGGGCCAACCAGTTCGGCGATCCGCAACTGCCGAAGCTGATCGACGAAGCGCTGCAGGGCAACCCGTCGATCGCGCAGGCCCAGGCGCGCATCGCGAAAGCCTCGTCGTACATCGAATCGTCCCGCTCGAACCTGATGCCGAAGGCCGAAGCCAGCTATTCGTGGACGCGCGAGCTGTATTCGTCGAATGCACTGTTCCCGCCCCCATACGGCGGCCAGTGGTACAGCGAGAACAATGTGCTCGCGAGCGCCTCGTGGGAACTCGATCTGTGGGGCAAGAACCGCGAACGCCTGCACACGGCCGTATCGCAGGAAAAAGCCGCCGAAGCCGACATGCAACAGGCGCGCATCACGCTCGCGTCGTCGGTCGCGCGCACTTACAACTCGCTCGCGCAGCTCTATGCGCTGCGCGACATCGCGCAGCGCGAGATCACCAACCGCGAGACGGTCGGCAAGATCACCGACGGCCGCGTATCGGCCGGCCTCGACACCAACGTCGAGCGCCAGACGGCCCGCGGCAACATCGCGACGACCCAGGCTTCGCTGTCGGACCTCGACGGGCAGATCACGACGGTGCGCTACCAGCTCGCCGCGCTGCTCGGCAAAGGCCCGGATCGCGGGCTGCAGATCGCGGCGCCCGTGCTGAACCCGAGCGGCGACGTCACGCTGCCCGGCAACCTGCCAGCCGATCTCGTGTCGCGCCGCCCTGACATCGTCGCCGCGCGCTGGCAGGTCGAAGCCGCGATGCACGACGTGAAGGAAGCGAAGGCCGAGTTCTACCCCGACGTGAACCTCGCGGCCGGCTTCGGCTTCGATGCGTTCGGCTGGGGCAAATTCCTGAACTTCGCGAGCCGCCAGGCGCAGTTCGGCCCGGCGATCCACCTGCCGATCTTCGATGCCGGCGCGCTGCGCGCCCAGCTCAAGGGCCGCTACGCCGACTTCGACCTGTCGGTCGCGAACTACAACCAGACGCTGATCAGCGCGCTGAACGACGTCGCGACGCAGGTCGCGTCGATCCGCGCGATCGATCGGCAGATGGGCGACGCCCAACGTGCGCTCGACGCGTCGACGCGCGCGTACGATCTCGCGGTCATCCGCTACAAGGCCGGCCTGTCGCCGCAACTGCAGGTGCTGACGGCGGACAGCAACCGCCTCGCATCGGAGCAGACGGTGACCAACCTGAAGATGCGTCGCCGCGACATGCAGCTCGCGCTGATCAAGGCGCTCGGCGGCGGGTTCGACGCAACCGGCACGCCGCTCGCCGCGCCCGATGCCGCCACGCCGACCAAACAGGCCGCCAACTGA